The following proteins are encoded in a genomic region of Thermococcus pacificus:
- a CDS encoding Mov34/MPN/PAD-1 family protein, with amino-acid sequence MDVVRIRRELLEYLLELARDFYPNEFAGFLREKDGVFEEILIAPNPHFGRSSAFFDTWMLPYDESIKGTVHSHPGPSPRPSRADLHFFSKFGGVHLIIAYPFTEEDVRAYLSNGEEVRIEVVE; translated from the coding sequence GTGGATGTTGTGAGAATAAGAAGGGAACTGCTGGAATATCTGCTTGAGCTTGCCCGCGATTTCTATCCGAACGAGTTCGCGGGATTCCTCAGGGAGAAGGACGGTGTGTTTGAGGAGATCCTCATAGCCCCAAACCCACACTTCGGAAGGAGCTCTGCGTTCTTTGACACATGGATGCTCCCCTACGACGAGAGCATAAAGGGAACCGTGCACTCGCACCCGGGTCCAAGTCCCCGGCCCTCCAGGGCCGACCTGCACTTCTTCTCTAAGTTCGGCGGTGTTCACCTGATAATTGCATACCCCTTCACGGAGGAGGACGTCAGGGCATACCTCAGCAACGGTGAGGAGGTTAGGATAGAGGTTGTGGAGTAG
- a CDS encoding RidA family protein yields the protein MAMVKKTVVYTENAPKPIGPYSQAIAVHNPDRLIFVSGQIPIDPETGEIVKGDIREQARQAIDNLVEVLEAAGATVDDVVKVTVYLSDMNDYAEFNEIYEEYFGHSKPARAVVEVSKLPKGVKVEIEAIAAL from the coding sequence ATGGCAATGGTGAAGAAAACTGTGGTGTATACTGAGAACGCCCCCAAGCCGATAGGGCCGTACAGCCAGGCGATAGCCGTTCACAACCCAGATAGACTCATATTCGTCTCCGGCCAGATACCCATCGACCCCGAGACCGGCGAGATCGTCAAGGGTGACATCAGGGAGCAGGCTAGGCAGGCCATAGACAACCTCGTTGAGGTGCTCGAAGCCGCGGGAGCAACGGTGGACGACGTCGTCAAGGTTACAGTCTACCTATCGGACATGAACGACTACGCTGAGTTCAACGAAATCTACGAGGAGTACTTCGGGCACTCAAAGCCCGCTAGAGCTGTGGTTGAGGTCTCAAAGCTCCCCAAGGGAGTTAAAGTGGAGATAGAGGCCATAGCAGCCCTGTGA
- a CDS encoding DUF2666 family protein, translating into MKVEDQIVFTAHHGSWKVADRLLDMEDEKVAHFIASVANTVNAKIPEYLTEVMNVAGIMSLAEELAKKNLADAVVALKSPGTARKLGGLVFEEDKKLKKLLTDVAKAVLAREVLSRKVPVDYPEGPLTEVRIVFPYSEDHVNFTAFHLSAEHGPWRAVRRLIIDDKTPMADVARLLASINESITLKLPVYAGIDVDGIDTWFGEFKKVTKADIPTVVEKYRHFPAENYAPDHFIEHARVYALRKALEKVGIPFDVPAKSLEKYLEKK; encoded by the coding sequence ATGAAGGTTGAGGATCAGATAGTGTTTACGGCCCATCACGGGAGCTGGAAGGTGGCTGACAGGCTCCTCGACATGGAGGACGAGAAGGTTGCCCACTTTATAGCCAGCGTCGCCAACACGGTGAACGCGAAGATACCGGAGTACCTTACGGAGGTCATGAACGTCGCGGGCATAATGAGCCTCGCGGAGGAACTCGCCAAGAAGAACCTCGCCGACGCTGTGGTGGCGCTTAAGTCTCCGGGAACCGCGAGGAAACTCGGTGGGCTCGTCTTTGAAGAGGATAAGAAGCTCAAGAAGCTCCTCACTGACGTTGCCAAGGCCGTCCTCGCCAGAGAGGTTCTCTCGAGGAAAGTTCCTGTGGATTACCCCGAAGGGCCCCTCACGGAAGTCAGGATAGTCTTCCCCTACAGCGAGGACCACGTCAACTTCACTGCTTTCCATCTCAGCGCGGAGCACGGCCCGTGGAGGGCAGTCAGGAGGCTCATAATCGACGACAAAACGCCGATGGCCGACGTGGCGAGGCTCCTCGCTAGCATAAACGAGAGCATCACGCTCAAGCTGCCGGTCTACGCGGGCATCGATGTTGATGGTATCGACACCTGGTTCGGCGAGTTCAAGAAGGTCACAAAGGCCGACATCCCCACAGTCGTCGAGAAGTACAGGCACTTCCCTGCCGAGAACTACGCGCCCGACCACTTTATCGAGCACGCAAGGGTCTACGCCCTGAGAAAGGCCCTTGAGAAGGTAGGTATTCCGTTCGACGTTCCGGCCAAGAGCCTTGAGAAGTACCTTGAGAAGAAGTGA
- the lonB gene encoding ATP-dependent protease LonB, protein MGDEEKVGEALAPKEYGESLELGVEFSTTEEIKVPEKLIDQVIGQEHAVEVIKTAANQKRHVLLIGEPGTGKSMLGQAMAELLPTENLEDVLVFPNPEDENMPKIKTVPACQGRRIVERYREKAKGQENIKSYILLFVMFMVMMAIFMEPSATTILLGIFVVIMTMVALSNMRFRNSVLIPKLLIDNCGRTKAPFIDATGAHAGALLGDVRHDPFQSGGLGTPAHERVEPGMIHRAHKGVLFIDEIATLSLKMQQSLLTAMQEKKFPITGQSEMSSGAMVRTEPVPCDFILVAAGNLDTIDKMHPALRSRIRGYGYEVYMRTTMPDTLENRKKLVQFVAQEVVRDGKIPHFTRDAVEEIVREAQKRAGRKGHLTLRLRDLGGIVRAAGDIAVKKGKKYVEREDVLEAIRMAKPLEKQLADWYIENKKEYQVIRTEGSQVGRVNGLAVIGEQSGIVLPIEAVVAPAASKEEGKIIVTGKLGEIAKEAVQNVSAIIKRYKGEDISRYDIHVQFLQTYEGVEGDSASISVATAVISALEGIPIRQDVAMTGSLSVLGEVLPIGGATPKIEAAIEAGIKTVIIPKANEKDVFLSKDKAERIEIFPVETIDQVLEIALEDNEKKRELLKRIREALPLSI, encoded by the coding sequence ATGGGGGACGAAGAAAAGGTTGGAGAGGCACTGGCCCCCAAGGAATACGGTGAGAGCCTGGAGCTGGGCGTTGAGTTCAGCACCACAGAGGAGATAAAGGTTCCCGAGAAGCTCATAGACCAGGTCATCGGCCAAGAGCACGCTGTAGAGGTCATAAAGACCGCGGCCAATCAGAAGAGACATGTTCTTCTCATCGGAGAGCCTGGAACGGGCAAGTCGATGCTCGGTCAGGCAATGGCGGAACTCCTTCCAACGGAGAACCTTGAGGACGTGCTCGTCTTCCCCAACCCCGAGGACGAGAACATGCCCAAGATAAAGACAGTCCCGGCCTGCCAGGGCAGAAGGATAGTCGAGAGGTATCGCGAGAAGGCAAAGGGGCAGGAGAACATCAAGTCCTACATCCTGCTCTTTGTCATGTTCATGGTGATGATGGCCATCTTCATGGAACCCAGTGCCACGACCATCCTCCTGGGCATCTTCGTCGTCATCATGACCATGGTGGCCCTCTCCAACATGCGCTTCAGGAACTCGGTTCTGATCCCAAAGCTCCTCATCGACAACTGCGGCAGAACCAAGGCACCGTTCATCGACGCAACCGGGGCACACGCCGGAGCGCTCCTCGGCGATGTCAGGCACGACCCGTTCCAGAGCGGTGGCCTCGGGACGCCGGCCCACGAGCGCGTTGAGCCCGGCATGATACACCGCGCCCACAAGGGCGTCCTCTTCATCGATGAGATAGCGACGCTCAGCCTCAAGATGCAGCAGAGCCTGCTCACAGCGATGCAGGAGAAAAAGTTCCCGATAACCGGCCAGAGCGAGATGTCGAGCGGTGCCATGGTGAGAACCGAGCCGGTTCCGTGCGACTTCATACTCGTCGCGGCCGGAAACCTCGACACGATAGACAAGATGCACCCGGCTTTGCGCTCCCGCATTAGGGGCTACGGTTACGAGGTCTACATGAGAACAACCATGCCCGACACGCTCGAGAACAGGAAGAAGCTCGTTCAGTTCGTCGCCCAGGAGGTAGTTAGGGACGGCAAGATACCGCACTTTACGAGGGACGCCGTTGAGGAAATCGTGAGGGAAGCACAGAAGAGGGCCGGAAGAAAGGGCCACCTCACGCTCCGCCTCAGGGACCTCGGCGGAATCGTCAGGGCCGCTGGGGACATAGCCGTCAAAAAGGGCAAGAAGTACGTTGAGCGCGAGGACGTCCTCGAGGCAATCAGAATGGCAAAGCCGCTCGAAAAGCAGCTCGCCGACTGGTACATCGAGAACAAGAAGGAATACCAGGTCATTAGGACCGAAGGAAGCCAGGTAGGGCGTGTCAACGGTCTCGCCGTCATAGGTGAGCAGAGCGGTATAGTGTTGCCCATTGAAGCAGTCGTTGCCCCGGCGGCGAGCAAGGAAGAGGGCAAGATAATAGTAACAGGAAAACTCGGTGAGATAGCGAAGGAGGCAGTGCAGAACGTCTCGGCGATAATCAAGCGCTACAAGGGCGAGGACATAAGCCGCTACGACATCCACGTTCAGTTCCTCCAGACCTACGAGGGCGTTGAAGGTGACTCGGCGAGCATAAGCGTCGCCACCGCGGTCATCTCGGCCCTCGAGGGGATACCGATAAGACAGGACGTTGCCATGACCGGTTCGCTGAGCGTTCTCGGCGAGGTACTCCCGATAGGCGGTGCGACGCCGAAGATAGAGGCCGCTATCGAGGCGGGCATAAAGACCGTTATAATCCCCAAGGCAAATGAGAAGGATGTCTTCCTCAGCAAGGACAAGGCGGAGAGGATAGAGATATTCCCGGTCGAGACCATCGACCAGGTGCTCGAGATAGCCCTAGAGGACAACGAAAAGAAGAGGGAGCTCCTCAAACGCATAAGGGAGGCCCTTCCACTTTCTATTTGA
- the sufC gene encoding Fe-S cluster assembly ATPase SufC, producing the protein MLKVENLHVSVEDKGILKGVNLSVNPGEFHVVMGPNGSGKSTLALTIAGHPKYKVTDGKITFGGEEIHELGPDERAKKGILLAFQVPPEVEGVKIIEFLQQVLVELRGIDPAEAYNLIVEKAKELWFKEEDLHRYVNVGFSGGERKRLELLQALLIEPKLLILDEPDSGVDVDSLSIISRKIEELHKRGTAILLITHYGRILGHLDREKLTVHVMKDGRIVKTGSGDLVDRIDKEGFAKLFEEVGA; encoded by the coding sequence ATGCTCAAAGTTGAGAACCTTCACGTTTCAGTCGAGGACAAGGGGATACTGAAGGGCGTTAACCTGTCCGTGAATCCGGGAGAATTTCACGTGGTTATGGGGCCTAACGGTTCCGGCAAGTCAACACTCGCCCTAACGATAGCAGGCCACCCGAAGTACAAGGTCACTGATGGAAAGATAACCTTCGGGGGTGAGGAGATTCACGAACTCGGCCCTGATGAGAGGGCCAAAAAGGGAATTCTATTGGCTTTCCAGGTCCCGCCCGAGGTCGAGGGAGTAAAGATAATCGAGTTCCTTCAACAGGTTTTGGTGGAGCTAAGGGGCATCGACCCGGCTGAGGCCTACAACCTGATCGTCGAGAAGGCCAAGGAGCTCTGGTTCAAGGAGGAGGATTTACACCGCTACGTCAACGTCGGCTTCTCCGGTGGCGAGAGAAAAAGGCTTGAGCTCCTTCAAGCTTTGCTCATCGAGCCTAAGCTGCTCATCCTGGATGAGCCGGACAGCGGCGTTGATGTTGACTCGCTCAGCATCATCAGCAGAAAGATAGAGGAGCTTCACAAAAGGGGAACCGCTATACTCCTCATAACCCACTACGGCAGGATTCTCGGCCATCTCGACAGGGAGAAGCTCACCGTCCACGTCATGAAGGACGGCAGGATCGTCAAGACCGGAAGCGGTGACCTCGTCGACAGGATTGACAAAGAAGGATTCGCCAAGCTCTTTGAGGAGGTGGGAGCATGA
- a CDS encoding SUF-like minimal system protein SmsB yields MTETITLSDAKAIIENQIEELAKRNREPEWMTRIRYKALEAFERAPHRDPVISEEELLHFIAKPEIEGLPEKVESLDDLPPEMKALLDRLGISEVEQKYIAGLAVQTDTGVIYNQFLQEWAKKGLIVLPTEEAVRKYPDIVKQHFLKLFRADESKLTAYHTAVWNGGIFLYVKEGLKVPFPLHLFFLIQESALAQAPHIIIIAEKNSEFHLIEGCTAPILVRHSLHLDMTEAYLHDGARAQLTVLQNWPEYVHTRPMTRARIGKGARFINTTVGLGSGRSNVANPKYWVDENGYVELNGILLGQKDWYVDLGGEMYLQGPGAAGINASKAVIMDESRVITRGVIKAEAPKTKGHISCDALLMSDKAVMETYPGLVSRVDDAELSHEAAIGKIREEELFYLMSRGLREEKATQLIVKGFLEPMLKDIPMEFLVEIRRIIELAVSGGM; encoded by the coding sequence ATGACGGAAACGATAACCCTGAGCGATGCCAAGGCCATAATCGAGAACCAGATTGAAGAACTCGCAAAGAGGAACAGGGAACCCGAGTGGATGACGAGGATTCGCTACAAAGCTCTGGAAGCCTTTGAGAGGGCACCCCACAGGGATCCCGTCATAAGCGAGGAGGAGCTCCTCCACTTCATAGCCAAGCCCGAGATAGAGGGACTCCCTGAGAAGGTCGAGAGCCTTGACGACCTTCCACCGGAGATGAAAGCGCTACTCGACAGACTGGGCATAAGTGAGGTCGAGCAGAAGTACATCGCCGGTTTAGCCGTCCAGACCGATACCGGCGTTATCTACAACCAGTTCCTCCAGGAGTGGGCGAAGAAGGGCCTCATAGTCCTCCCGACGGAGGAGGCGGTGAGGAAGTATCCAGACATAGTGAAGCAGCACTTCCTAAAGCTCTTCCGCGCCGATGAGAGCAAGCTAACAGCTTACCACACTGCCGTATGGAACGGCGGGATCTTCCTCTACGTCAAAGAGGGATTAAAGGTTCCCTTCCCGCTTCACCTATTCTTCCTCATTCAGGAGAGCGCCCTGGCGCAGGCGCCGCACATAATTATCATCGCCGAGAAAAACAGCGAGTTCCACCTCATAGAGGGCTGTACCGCGCCGATACTCGTTAGGCACTCCCTCCACCTCGACATGACGGAGGCCTACCTCCACGATGGGGCAAGGGCCCAGCTGACGGTTTTGCAAAACTGGCCTGAATACGTGCACACGAGGCCCATGACGAGGGCGAGGATAGGCAAGGGTGCGCGCTTTATAAACACCACCGTCGGCCTTGGAAGCGGTAGGAGCAACGTGGCGAATCCGAAGTACTGGGTGGACGAGAACGGCTACGTGGAACTTAACGGAATCCTCCTCGGTCAGAAGGACTGGTACGTTGACCTCGGCGGTGAGATGTACCTCCAGGGACCGGGAGCGGCAGGAATAAACGCGAGCAAGGCTGTTATAATGGACGAAAGCAGGGTCATAACGCGCGGAGTCATAAAGGCGGAGGCACCGAAGACCAAGGGGCACATAAGCTGTGATGCCCTGTTAATGAGCGACAAAGCAGTGATGGAGACATACCCTGGGCTGGTCAGCAGGGTGGACGATGCCGAGCTGAGCCACGAAGCTGCCATCGGAAAGATACGCGAGGAGGAACTGTTCTACCTCATGAGCCGCGGCCTGAGAGAGGAGAAGGCGACCCAGCTAATCGTCAAGGGCTTCCTCGAACCGATGCTCAAGGACATCCCGATGGAGTTCCTCGTGGAAATACGGAGGATAATCGAGTTGGCAGTAAGCGGGGGCATGTGA
- a CDS encoding hydrogenase maturation protease codes for MRTLILALGNELMRDDGVGLKAGRILAEKGYNVLEVGTDIFRLASHYHGEDRIIIIDAILSDKLKPGEIIHLQGDDVCEKLKAEIRSAHFMGAIDGLKLLMALDERLAKVDIHFIGVVAKEIDLGMELSDEVENALPRVVELVESLCKN; via the coding sequence TTGCGAACCTTAATCCTTGCGCTCGGAAACGAACTCATGAGGGACGACGGCGTTGGGCTTAAGGCAGGCAGGATTCTCGCGGAGAAGGGCTACAACGTCCTGGAGGTCGGCACCGATATATTCAGGCTCGCAAGCCACTACCATGGGGAAGATAGGATTATCATCATTGACGCGATTTTGAGCGATAAGCTAAAGCCAGGCGAGATAATCCACCTGCAGGGCGATGATGTATGTGAGAAGCTGAAGGCCGAGATAAGGAGCGCCCACTTCATGGGTGCGATAGACGGGCTCAAGCTCCTGATGGCGCTCGATGAAAGGCTCGCAAAGGTGGATATCCACTTCATCGGCGTTGTTGCAAAGGAGATAGACCTCGGTATGGAGCTGAGCGATGAGGTTGAGAATGCCCTCCCAAGGGTCGTTGAGCTCGTCGAAAGCCTATGTAAAAACTGA
- a CDS encoding type II toxin-antitoxin system VapC family toxin: MKGVLLDTSILIEHFKGNLKARNVLLSLMDSDVVLFINPIVFSEVVYLLLGFYSGVSPRSLKGKPEKLPGELDLVFESLEEYAFVELGEKTSRIARDLIRKYAMLPNDALILATCIEHGFSLATLDEDFKAPAGKEGVPIITG, encoded by the coding sequence ATGAAGGGCGTCTTGCTCGACACCTCGATTCTCATTGAGCACTTCAAGGGAAATCTCAAAGCCAGGAACGTCCTCCTGAGCTTAATGGACTCCGATGTAGTCCTCTTCATTAACCCAATAGTCTTCAGCGAGGTCGTTTACTTACTTCTCGGTTTCTACTCCGGCGTATCTCCGAGAAGTTTGAAGGGAAAACCCGAAAAACTTCCAGGGGAGCTTGACCTGGTTTTTGAATCACTTGAGGAATACGCCTTTGTGGAACTTGGCGAAAAGACCTCCCGCATAGCCCGAGACCTCATCCGGAAATACGCCATGCTTCCGAACGACGCCCTGATTCTTGCCACTTGCATAGAGCACGGTTTTTCCCTGGCGACGCTTGATGAGGACTTCAAGGCTCCCGCCGGGAAAGAAGGTGTTCCAATCATAACGGGGTGA
- a CDS encoding type II toxin-antitoxin system VapC family toxin, whose amino-acid sequence MKDLLVDSSVLIEYFKGNERAVKLLESFENADVVLHINDVVFSEVVYILLGHYLGRSPRAMKGNPEKLPPENEEVFKVLKAFGFIPVEQSTVFKAMTLIQKYAMLPNDALILATCVEHDFSLVTLDEDFKLPSEKEGVQTITR is encoded by the coding sequence ATGAAGGACTTACTCGTTGACAGCTCCGTGCTCATTGAATACTTCAAGGGCAACGAGCGGGCCGTGAAGTTACTGGAGTCCTTCGAAAATGCCGACGTGGTGCTCCACATAAACGACGTGGTATTCAGTGAGGTTGTTTACATCCTCCTTGGCCACTATCTCGGGAGGTCTCCCAGAGCAATGAAGGGGAATCCAGAGAAGCTCCCTCCAGAAAACGAGGAGGTCTTTAAGGTTCTCAAGGCCTTCGGTTTTATCCCCGTGGAGCAGAGCACGGTCTTCAAGGCCATGACTCTAATCCAGAAATACGCCATGCTCCCGAACGATGCTCTAATTCTAGCAACGTGCGTAGAGCACGACTTTTCCTTGGTGACTCTCGACGAGGACTTTAAACTACCCTCGGAGAAAGAGGGTGTCCAGACAATAACGAGATAA
- the hydA gene encoding NADPH-dependent hydrogenase/sulfhydrogenase 1 subunit alpha produces MKNLYLPITIDHIARIEGKGGVEIVVGDDGVKEVKLNIIEGPRFFEAISLGKKVDEALAIYPRICSFCSAAHKLTAVEAAEKAVGFTPREEIQALREVLYIGDMIESHALHLYLLVLPDYLGYSGPLHMIEEYKKEIGIALDLKNLGSWMMDELGSRAIHQENVVMGGFGKLPDKSVLETMKKRLKEALPKAEYTFELFTKLEQYEEVEGLITHIAVKPRGDVYGIYGDYLKASDGNEFPSEEYKEHIKEFVVEHSFAKHSHYHGKPFMVGAISRLVNNAGTLYGKAKELYEAHKDLLRATNPFANNLAQALELVYFTERAIDLIDEVLAKWPVKPRDEVEIRDGFGVSTTEAPRGVLVYALKVENGRVSYADIITPTAFNLAMMEQHVRMMAEKHYNDDPERLKLLAEMVVRAYDPCLSCSVHVARL; encoded by the coding sequence ATGAAGAACCTCTACCTACCGATCACCATTGACCACATAGCGAGGATTGAAGGCAAAGGAGGAGTTGAGATAGTCGTCGGCGACGACGGCGTTAAGGAGGTCAAGCTCAACATCATCGAAGGTCCGAGGTTCTTCGAGGCAATATCCCTCGGCAAGAAAGTTGACGAGGCACTTGCAATCTACCCGAGGATATGCTCCTTCTGTTCCGCCGCCCACAAGCTTACCGCGGTCGAAGCTGCCGAAAAGGCCGTCGGCTTCACCCCGCGCGAGGAGATACAGGCTTTGAGGGAGGTTCTCTACATAGGAGACATGATAGAGAGCCACGCCCTACATCTCTACCTCTTAGTGCTTCCCGACTACCTCGGCTACTCCGGGCCGCTCCACATGATTGAGGAATACAAGAAAGAGATTGGCATAGCGCTCGACCTCAAAAACCTCGGCTCATGGATGATGGACGAGCTTGGCTCAAGGGCAATCCACCAGGAGAACGTGGTAATGGGCGGTTTCGGAAAGCTCCCGGACAAAAGTGTCCTCGAGACGATGAAGAAGCGCCTTAAGGAGGCCCTTCCGAAGGCTGAATACACCTTCGAGCTCTTCACCAAGCTGGAGCAGTACGAGGAGGTTGAGGGGCTGATAACTCACATAGCTGTGAAGCCGAGGGGAGACGTCTACGGAATCTACGGCGACTACCTCAAGGCGAGCGACGGCAACGAGTTCCCGAGTGAAGAGTATAAAGAGCACATAAAGGAGTTCGTGGTGGAGCACAGCTTCGCCAAGCACAGCCACTACCACGGGAAGCCCTTCATGGTTGGAGCCATATCGCGCCTCGTCAACAACGCAGGAACGCTCTACGGGAAAGCTAAGGAGCTCTATGAGGCCCACAAAGACCTGCTTAGGGCAACCAACCCATTCGCCAACAACCTCGCCCAGGCCCTCGAGCTCGTCTACTTCACGGAAAGGGCGATAGACCTCATAGACGAGGTCCTCGCGAAGTGGCCTGTAAAGCCGAGGGACGAGGTCGAGATAAGGGACGGCTTCGGCGTTTCCACAACGGAAGCACCGCGCGGAGTGCTGGTGTATGCTCTCAAAGTTGAGAACGGAAGGGTTTCCTACGCGGACATCATAACGCCGACAGCGTTCAACCTCGCAATGATGGAGCAACACGTCAGGATGATGGCCGAGAAGCACTACAACGACGACCCGGAGAGACTGAAGCTCCTCGCGGAAATGGTCGTTAGGGCCTACGACCCGTGCCTCTCCTGTTCTGTGCACGTGGCGAGGCTCTGA
- the hydD gene encoding NADPH-dependent hydrogenase/sulfhydrogenase 1 subunit delta: MEENGKVRIGFYALTSCYGCQLQFAMMDEILQLLPNAEIVCWYMLERDSKEIEPVDIAFIEGSVSTEEEVELVKKIRENAKTVVAVGSCAVHGGVQSWEKDKSLDELWKTVYGDGTVKFQPKMAEPVEKYIKVDYKIYGCPPEKKDFVYAIGTLLIGSWPEDIDYPVCLECRLNGNSCVLLEKGEPCLGPVTRAGCNARCPAYGIACIGCRGAIGYDVAWFDSLARVFREKGLTKEEILERMKIFNAHNPKLEEMVNKIFEGVKE, translated from the coding sequence ATGGAAGAAAACGGAAAAGTTCGCATTGGGTTTTACGCCCTCACCTCATGCTACGGATGTCAGCTCCAGTTTGCCATGATGGACGAGATACTCCAGCTCCTCCCGAACGCCGAAATCGTCTGCTGGTACATGCTCGAAAGGGACAGCAAGGAGATCGAGCCCGTTGACATAGCCTTCATCGAGGGGAGTGTTTCAACCGAGGAAGAAGTTGAGCTGGTGAAGAAGATACGCGAGAACGCCAAGACTGTCGTTGCGGTCGGCTCGTGTGCGGTTCACGGTGGAGTTCAGAGCTGGGAGAAGGATAAGAGCCTCGATGAGCTCTGGAAAACAGTTTACGGCGACGGGACGGTCAAGTTCCAGCCGAAGATGGCCGAGCCGGTCGAGAAATACATCAAGGTTGATTACAAAATCTACGGCTGTCCACCGGAGAAAAAGGACTTCGTCTACGCCATTGGAACCCTCCTAATAGGCTCGTGGCCCGAGGACATTGACTATCCCGTCTGCCTTGAGTGCCGCCTGAACGGAAACTCCTGCGTGCTCCTTGAGAAGGGCGAGCCATGCCTGGGCCCGGTCACAAGGGCTGGCTGTAACGCTCGCTGTCCCGCCTACGGAATAGCGTGCATCGGTTGCAGGGGAGCGATAGGCTACGACGTTGCATGGTTCGACTCACTCGCGAGGGTCTTCAGGGAGAAGGGCCTAACTAAGGAGGAAATCCTTGAGCGCATGAAGATATTCAACGCCCACAACCCGAAGCTTGAGGAGATGGTTAACAAGATATTCGAGGGGGTGAAAGAATGA
- the hydG gene encoding NADPH-dependent hydrogenase/sulfhydrogenase 1 subunit gamma — MSELVLPKEIMMPEENPYALHKAKVLKVYPLTEKEKLFLFRFGDPELAEKWTFRPGQFVQLTIPGVGEVPISICSSAMRRGFFELCIRKAGRVTTVIHRLKPGDTVLVRGPYGNGFPVDKWEGMDLLLIAAGLGTAPLRSVFLYAMDNRWKYGNITFINTARYGKDLLFYKELEAMKDLAEAENVKIIQSVTRDPDWPGLHGRPQNFIPEANTDPKNTAVAICGPPRMYKSVFEALINYGYKPENIFVTLERKMKCGIGKCGHCNVGTSTSWKYICKDGPVFTYFDIVSTPGLLD, encoded by the coding sequence ATGAGCGAGCTGGTTCTCCCGAAGGAGATAATGATGCCCGAAGAGAACCCCTACGCTCTTCACAAAGCCAAGGTGCTTAAGGTTTACCCTCTCACCGAAAAGGAAAAACTCTTCCTGTTCCGCTTTGGGGATCCCGAACTGGCCGAGAAGTGGACTTTTAGGCCCGGACAGTTCGTCCAGCTTACAATCCCCGGAGTTGGAGAGGTGCCGATAAGCATATGCTCCTCAGCGATGAGGAGGGGGTTCTTTGAGCTGTGTATAAGGAAGGCCGGAAGAGTCACAACAGTCATCCACAGGCTTAAGCCCGGAGACACCGTCCTCGTCCGCGGTCCCTATGGAAACGGCTTCCCGGTTGACAAGTGGGAGGGCATGGACCTGCTCCTTATAGCTGCAGGTCTCGGAACGGCACCGCTTAGGAGCGTCTTCCTCTACGCAATGGACAACCGCTGGAAGTACGGCAATATAACTTTCATCAACACTGCCCGCTATGGAAAAGACCTCCTCTTCTACAAGGAACTTGAGGCGATGAAGGACCTAGCTGAGGCTGAGAACGTCAAGATAATCCAGAGCGTCACGCGCGATCCCGACTGGCCCGGTCTCCACGGAAGGCCCCAGAACTTCATTCCGGAGGCGAACACCGACCCGAAGAACACGGCAGTAGCCATATGCGGCCCGCCGAGGATGTACAAGTCTGTCTTCGAGGCGCTCATCAACTACGGCTACAAGCCGGAGAACATCTTCGTGACGCTGGAGAGGAAGATGAAGTGCGGAATCGGCAAGTGCGGCCACTGCAACGTCGGAACGAGCACGAGCTGGAAGTACATCTGCAAGGACGGCCCGGTCTTCACGTACTTCGACATAGTATCAACGCCGGGACTGCTGGACTGA